One part of the Scyliorhinus canicula unplaced genomic scaffold, sScyCan1.1, whole genome shotgun sequence genome encodes these proteins:
- the LOC119960556 gene encoding oocyte zinc finger protein XlCOF19-like, which produces MKWFSLSYSEYYQSLNMEGKSTVRNGEKAYTCCVCGRGFSHSSGLSRHKRSHTGKQPWKCGDCGRGFNYPSELEAHQRAHTGERPFTCPVCGKRFIKSNNLLKHQRIHTGERPFTCSDCEKSFKSSSELKSHQRVHSDKRPFRCSHCGTGFRWSSQLTVHQRVHTGERPFTCSECGKGFIHSSHLLTHQRVHTGQKPFTCSTCGNGFTTLSNQLVHQRTHTGERPFTCTTCGKGFIQSSALLIHQRTHTMLGPFIRSKCGKRVATLSSLRKHQRVHTGERPFTCFVCEKRFTHSSALLRHQRLHE; this is translated from the coding sequence atgaAGTGGTTCAGTTTATCATACTCCGAATATTATCAGAGTTTGAACATGGAAGGGAAAAGCACCGTTCGCAATGGGGAGAAagcgtacacgtgttgtgtgtgtggacgaggtttCAGCCATTCATCTGGCCTGTCAAGACACAAGCGCAGTCACACAGGAAAGCAAccctggaaatgtggggactgtgggaggggattcaattacccatcaGAGCTGGAAGCACATCAACgcgctcacactggggagaggccatttacctgcccCGTGTGTGGGAAACGATTTATAAAGTCAAACAACCTTCTAAaacaccagcggattcacactggggagagacctttTACTTGCTCAGACTGTGAGAAGTCCTTTAAAAGCTCCAGTGAACTGAagtcccatcaacgtgttcacagtgacaagagaccattcaggtgctctcactgtgggactgggttcagatggTCATCTCAACTTAccgtacaccagcgagttcacactggggagagaccattcacctgctccgagtgtgggaagggattcattcattcatcccacctgctgacacaccagcgagttcacactgggcagaaaccattcacctgctccacatgtGGAAATGGATTCACTACCTTATCAAACCAGCTGgtacaccagcgcactcacactggggagaggccattcacctgtaccacgtgtggaaagggattcattcagtcatccgccctgctgatacaccagcgcactcacacaATGCTGGGCCCATTCATccgctccaagtgtgggaagagagTCGCTACCTTATCCagtctgcggaaacaccagcgagttcacacgggggagaggccattcacctgctttgtgtgtgagaagagattcactcaCTCATCCGCCCTACTgagacaccagcgacttcacgaGTAA